The sequence below is a genomic window from Anaerobranca californiensis DSM 14826.
ACCTTTAAATAATTTACTGGTTAATTTTTTTCTAGTAATATCAGCTTTATTTATATTCATTGCCTAACTTCCTTTCGTCATTTTTTTCATATGAATTATATAAAATTTATAATCAAAAGTAAATCTTTTATTCTAAAACTTTACCTAATTTTAACATAAGCCCAAACTCCTTCAACAATGAAGTTTTGTTTATATCAGCAACAACTTTGTCAATATCATAAGAAACCCGGATAATCTGGACTGTTACTTGTCCATTTTCAAATTGGATTTGTGCAAAACTACCCCTGTTATCACCATCTTTTGGTTTACCTACACTTCCTGGATTTAAAATTAACTTATCTTTATATTTTTTAATATATGGAAAATGGGTATGTCCTAACAGAATAATATCTACATCGATATTTTCTAAAACTTCTTTAATTTTTTCTACTTCACTTTCATAGATATACTCATTGATTGCATTAGGGCTACCATGGGTAGCGTAAATCTTTTTACCATTATATTCTACAAATAACTCTTCAGGTAATCCCCTTAACCACTTTTTATTTATTTCACTGGTATGATTTTGTGTCCATTTTAAAGAATTTTCACTTTGCTTTTTCTGCCATTCATTATCTATTTTACATCCACATGATGGCAAGTAAAATCCTACAGCTTCATCATAGTTACCTAAAATAGTGGGTATATTTAATCCTTTAATTCTTTCTATAACTTCATTGGGATGAGGACCATAACCAACTAAATCTCCTAAACAAATAATTTGTTGGCAATTTTCCTCTTGGATTTTATTTAATACTGAATTAAGTGCTTCTATATTACTGTGAATATCTGAAATTACAGCAATTTTCATTTTAATCCCCCACTATATTTTCTAGTGAATGTTTCCATTTTAACTTTTTCGTAAGGTAACTTTGCAATATCATAGGGCTCTTTTTCTTCTGCAGGGTATCCTATAGCAATAACTGCAGTAATTTTAAAATACTCCGGAATCTCTAAAAGCTTTTGAATGTATTTTTCCGCTGAGTAATCTAAATGATGTTCTCTGTTTCGTATTTGTACCCAACAAGAACCTAATCCTAGTTTTTCCGCTGTAAGTTGGATGATAATTCCTGCTATGGAAGTATCTTCAATCCAGACATCACTTTTATTAGGATCCCCTAATATTACAATAGCCAAAGGAGCTTCTTTTATAAATGAAGAACCATGTTTTTTTACTTTGGACAATTTGTATAAAGTTTCTTTATTCTCAACGACTATAAATTCCCAAGGCCTTATGTTCCTAGATGAAGGTGATAATAAAGCAGCTTGTATAAGTGTTTGAAGTTTATCAGCCTCAATTTTATCACTTTTAAATTTCCTAATACTTCGCCGTTTAATAAGGAGTTCTAACATTTTTTCATCCCTCCATTTATATATAATTATATCTTATAAAATAAATTTTTTCAAAAAGATGTATAAATCATCTTATTTAGTTCCAAAATATTATTAAACTTTTCGGGAGGGATTTTATGTCAAAATTGTTAAAAGATCTAGGCTTACCTTGGTTGTTAATAAAGGTTTTAATAACTAATTTACATTATCTCATTTTGTTAATAATATTAACTAGATTTTTCTTTGCTAAAAATTTTCCATCCCTTTTAGATAAAAGTCTATTAATCTACATCTTATTGTTTTTTGTTGTTAATAAATACATTGAAATAAAGAAAAAAGAAGAAAGAAAAAAATTTTTATTAAAAATAAATACTAAAGAAAAATCAAAAGAAATGGAAGATAAAGTGGTTAATGAATAAAAAAATCCCTAAGGTTTTGAAGCCTTAGGGATTTTTTTATTATACATCCATTCTTTTAAGGTCCTCTGGGATAATTAATTCAGCCTCTGTGGCAGCAATTACTTCTTCTAAAGTAGCTTCTGGTCCTAACTCTTTAAGTAATAAACCTTTTTCAGTAACTTCAATTACAGCCAATTCTGTAATGATTAAGTTTACTTGATTAGCTGCCGTTAATGGCAATGTACATCTCTTTAAGATTTTGGGGCTGCCTTTAGCGGTGTGTTCCATAGCCACAATTACTTTTTTAGCTCCAACAACTAAATCCATAGCTC
It includes:
- a CDS encoding metallophosphoesterase family protein — encoded protein: MKIAVISDIHSNIEALNSVLNKIQEENCQQIICLGDLVGYGPHPNEVIERIKGLNIPTILGNYDEAVGFYLPSCGCKIDNEWQKKQSENSLKWTQNHTSEINKKWLRGLPEELFVEYNGKKIYATHGSPNAINEYIYESEVEKIKEVLENIDVDIILLGHTHFPYIKKYKDKLILNPGSVGKPKDGDNRGSFAQIQFENGQVTVQIIRVSYDIDKVVADINKTSLLKEFGLMLKLGKVLE
- a CDS encoding nitroreductase family protein, with translation MLELLIKRRSIRKFKSDKIEADKLQTLIQAALLSPSSRNIRPWEFIVVENKETLYKLSKVKKHGSSFIKEAPLAIVILGDPNKSDVWIEDTSIAGIIIQLTAEKLGLGSCWVQIRNREHHLDYSAEKYIQKLLEIPEYFKITAVIAIGYPAEEKEPYDIAKLPYEKVKMETFTRKYSGGLK